A window from Prinia subflava isolate CZ2003 ecotype Zambia chromosome Z, Cam_Psub_1.2, whole genome shotgun sequence encodes these proteins:
- the HMGCR gene encoding 3-hydroxy-3-methylglutaryl-Coenzyme A reductase isoform X1, which translates to MLSRLFRMHGLFVASHPWEVIVGTVTLTICMMSMKMFTGNDKICGWNYECPKLEEDVLSSDIIILTITRCIAILYIYFQFQNLRQLGSKYILGIAGLFTIFSSFVFSTVVIHFLDKELTGLNEALPFFLLLIDLSRASALAKFALSSNSQDEVRENISRGMAILGPTFTLDALVECLVIGVGTMSGVRQLEIMCCFGCMSVLANYFVFMTFFPACVSLVLELSRESREGRPIWQLSHFARVLEEEENKPNPVTQRVKMIMSLGLVLVHAHSRWIAEPAAQNSTVENSVGLDENAPKRIEPNVSLWQFYLSRMASMDIEQVITLGLALLLAVKYIFFEQAETESTLSLKNPITSPVMVQKKVPENCCRKQAGLLKNNPKSNTAEEALIPKDESAEVIKPVMAESSAKATFVVGNSSPVETSSYLSGKEEEIELPKEPRSIEECVRILGNAQEGAKFLTDAEVISLVNAKHIPSYKLETLMETQERGVSIRRQMLSKKLPEPSSLQYLPYRNYNYSLVMGACCENVIGYMPIPVGVAGPLFLDNKEFQVPMATTEGCLVASTNRGCRAICLGGGARSRILADGMTRGPVVRLPTACQAAEVKVWLESPEGFKVMKEAFDSTSRFARLQKLLISLAGRNLYIRFQSGTGDAMGMNMISKGTEKALARLNEEFPDLQVIAISGNYCTDKKPAAINWIEGRGKSVVCEAVIPAKVVREVLKTTTEDLVEVNINKNLVGSAMAGSIGGYNAHAANIVTAIYIACGQDAAQNVGSSNCITLMERTGATNEDLYISCTMPSIEIGTVGGGTNLLPQQACLQMLGVQGASQDNPGENARQLAKIVCATVMAGELSLMAALAAGHLVKSHMIHNRSKINLQDLQGTCTKKAA; encoded by the exons ATGCTGTCCAGACTCTTCCGAATGCACGGCCTCTTTGTGGCCTCTCATCCCTGGGAGGTCATCGTGGGAACAGTGACTCTCACCATCTGCATGATGTCTATGAAGATGTTCACTGGGAATGATAAGATCTGTGGCTGGAATTATGAGTGCCCCAAACTTGAAGAA GATGTTCTGAGCAGTGACATCATCATCCTGACAATCACACGCTGCATAGCAattctttatatatatttccAGTTTCAGAACCTAAGGCAGCTTGgatcaaaatacattttag GTATTGCTGGTCTCTTCACAATCTTCTCAAGTTTTGTTTTTAGTACTGTGGTAATTCACTTCTTGGATAAAGAACTGACAGGTTTAAA tgaAGCTTTACCATTCTTCCTGCTTCTGATCGATCTATCACGAGCGAGCGCGTTGGCCAAATTTGCTCTCAGTTCAAACTCACAG gatgaagtaagagaaaatatttcacgTGGGATGGCAATACTGGGCCCTACGTTTACCCTGGATGCGCTTGTGGAGTGTCTTGTGATCGGTGTTGGTACCATGTCAG GTGTACGACAGCTTGAAATTATGTGCTGCTTTGGCTGCATGTCTGTTCTTGCCAACTACTTTGTCTTCATGACCTTCTTTCCAGCCTGTGTGTCTTTGGTACTTGAG ctTTCAAGGGAGAGTCGTGAAGGGCGCCCTATATGGCAGCTGAGTCATTTTGCTCGTGttctggaagaggaggagaacaAACCAAATCCTGTAACACAGAGGGTCAAAATGATAATG TCACTGGGTTTGGTTCTTGTCCACGCCCACAGCCGTTGGATAGCAGAGCCAGCTGCTCAAAACAGCACTGTTGAGAATTCAGTGGGATTGGATGAGAATGCACCGAAGAGAATTGAACCTAATGTTTCACTGTGGCAGTTCTACCTTTCTCG AATGGCCAGTATGGATATTGAGCAAGTAATCACGCTTGGATTAGCCCTTCTCCTTGCtgtcaaatatattttctttgagCAAGCGGAGACTGAGTCCACCCTCTCACTGAAGAATCCCATAACGTCTCCTGTGATGGTGCAGAAAAAGGTCCCTGAGAATTGTTGCAGGAAGCAGGCTGGacttctgaaaaacaatccgAAATCTAACACAGCAGAAGAAGCCCTCATTCCCAAAGATGAAAGTG CCGAAGTCATAAAACCTGTTATGGCAGAGTCATCAGCCAAGGCTACATTTGTGGTTGGCAATTCCAGCCCTGTGGAAACTTCTTCATATctcagtggaaaagaggaagagattGAGTTACCTAAAGAACCACGTTCAATTGAGGAGTGTGTTCGTATACTTGGAAATGCACAG gaaggagcaaaaTTTCTTACTGATGCTGAGGTCATCAGCTTAGTTAATGCTAAGCATATTCCTTCATACAAACTGGAAACCCTGATGGAAACCCAGGAGCGAGGTGTATCCATTCGCAGACAGATGTTGTCTAAGAAACTTCCTGAACCTTCATCTTTGCAGTATCTCCCTTATAGGAATTATAATTATTCTTTG GTGATGGGAGCTTGCTGTGAAAACGTGATTGGCTATATGCCTATTCCTGTGGGCGTAGCAGGACCACTGTTTCTGGATAACAAAGAGTTCCAAGTGCCAATGGCAACAACAGAGGGATGTCTTGTAGCAAGCACAAACAGAGGATGTAGAGCAATATGT CTGGGTGGAGGAGCGCGCAGCCGCATCCTGGCCGACGGGATGACTCGAGGACCTGTCGTAAGGCTGCCCACTGcttgccaggctgcagaggtgaAAGTCTGGCTGGAAAGCCCTGAAGGTTTTAAAGTAATGAAGGAAGCTTTTGACAGCACAAGTAG GTTTGCCCGCCTACAAAAACTTCTCATCAGTTTGGCTGGTCGTAACCTTTATATCCGTTTCCAGTCTGGAACAGGGGATGCAATGGGAATGAATATGATTTCAAAA GGTACTGAAAAAGCTCTGGCAAGGCTGAATGAAGAGTTTCCTGACCTTCAGGTTATAGCTATCAGTGGCAACTACTGCACAGACAAAAAACCTGCTGCTATAAACTGGatagaaggaagaggaaagtcTGTTGTCTGTGAAGCAGTCATTCCAGCTAAGGTTGTTAGAGAA GTATTGAAAACAACCACGGAAGATCTCGTGGAAGTCAACATAAACAAGAATCTGGTGGGCTCTGCGATGGCCGGGAGCATAGGGGGCTACAACGCACACGCAGCCAACATCGTGACAGCCATCTACATTGCCTGCGGTCAG GATGCTGCACAGAACGTGGGCAGCTCCAACTGCATCACCCTGATGGAGAGGACAGGCGCCACCAACGAGGACCTGTACATCAGCTGCACGATGCCTTCCATAGAAATAGGCACGGTCGGGGGAGGCACCAacctgctcccacagcaggcCTGCTTGCAG atGTTAGGGGTTCAAGGTGCAAGCCAAGATAACCCTGGTGAAAACGCCCGTCAGCTTGCTAAAATTGTTTGTGCTACAGTGATGGCAGGGGAGTTATCACTGATGGCTGCTCTTGCAGCAGGGCATCTAGTCAAAAGCCACATGATCCACAACAg GTCAAAGATAAATCTACAGGATCTTCAAGGAACCTGCACTAAAAAGGCAGCTTGA
- the HMGCR gene encoding 3-hydroxy-3-methylglutaryl-Coenzyme A reductase isoform X2: MPSGSVSGSLCCRVPSRFAECREPGLKMLSRLFRMHGLFVASHPWEVIVGTVTLTICMMSMKMFTGNDKICGWNYECPKLEEDVLSSDIIILTITRCIAILYIYFQFQNLRQLGSKYILGIAGLFTIFSSFVFSTVVIHFLDKELTGLNEALPFFLLLIDLSRASALAKFALSSNSQDEVRENISRGMAILGPTFTLDALVECLVIGVGTMSGVRQLEIMCCFGCMSVLANYFVFMTFFPACVSLVLELSRESREGRPIWQLSHFARVLEEEENKPNPVTQRVKMIMSLGLVLVHAHSRWIAEPAAQNSTVENSVGLDENAPKRIEPNVSLWQFYLSRMASMDIEQVITLGLALLLAVKYIFFEQAETESTLSLKNPITSPVMVQKKVPENCCRKQAGLLKNNPKSNTAEEALIPKDESAEVIKPVMAESSAKATFVVGNSSPVETSSYLSGKEEEIELPKEPRSIEECVRILGNAQEGAKFLTDAEVISLVNAKHIPSYKLETLMETQERGVSIRRQMLSKKLPEPSSLQYLPYRNYNYSLVMGACCENVIGYMPIPVGVAGPLFLDNKEFQVPMATTEGCLVASTNRGCRAICLGGGARSRILADGMTRGPVVRLPTACQAAEVKVWLESPEGFKVMKEAFDSTSRFARLQKLLISLAGRNLYIRFQSGTGDAMGMNMISKGTEKALARLNEEFPDLQVIAISGNYCTDKKPAAINWIEGRGKSVVCEAVIPAKVVREVLKTTTEDLVEVNINKNLVGSAMAGSIGGYNAHAANIVTAIYIACGQDAAQNVGSSNCITLMERTGATNEDLYISCTMPSIEIGTVGGGTNLLPQQACLQMLGVQGASQDNPGENARQLAKIVCATVMAGELSLMAALAAGHLVKSHMIHNRSKINLQDLQGTCTKKAA; the protein is encoded by the exons ATGCCTTCTGGCAGCGTGTCAGGGTCTCTGTGCTGTCGTGTGCCTTCCAG GTTTGCTGAGTGTAGAGAGCCAGGCTTGAAGATGCTGTCCAGACTCTTCCGAATGCACGGCCTCTTTGTGGCCTCTCATCCCTGGGAGGTCATCGTGGGAACAGTGACTCTCACCATCTGCATGATGTCTATGAAGATGTTCACTGGGAATGATAAGATCTGTGGCTGGAATTATGAGTGCCCCAAACTTGAAGAA GATGTTCTGAGCAGTGACATCATCATCCTGACAATCACACGCTGCATAGCAattctttatatatatttccAGTTTCAGAACCTAAGGCAGCTTGgatcaaaatacattttag GTATTGCTGGTCTCTTCACAATCTTCTCAAGTTTTGTTTTTAGTACTGTGGTAATTCACTTCTTGGATAAAGAACTGACAGGTTTAAA tgaAGCTTTACCATTCTTCCTGCTTCTGATCGATCTATCACGAGCGAGCGCGTTGGCCAAATTTGCTCTCAGTTCAAACTCACAG gatgaagtaagagaaaatatttcacgTGGGATGGCAATACTGGGCCCTACGTTTACCCTGGATGCGCTTGTGGAGTGTCTTGTGATCGGTGTTGGTACCATGTCAG GTGTACGACAGCTTGAAATTATGTGCTGCTTTGGCTGCATGTCTGTTCTTGCCAACTACTTTGTCTTCATGACCTTCTTTCCAGCCTGTGTGTCTTTGGTACTTGAG ctTTCAAGGGAGAGTCGTGAAGGGCGCCCTATATGGCAGCTGAGTCATTTTGCTCGTGttctggaagaggaggagaacaAACCAAATCCTGTAACACAGAGGGTCAAAATGATAATG TCACTGGGTTTGGTTCTTGTCCACGCCCACAGCCGTTGGATAGCAGAGCCAGCTGCTCAAAACAGCACTGTTGAGAATTCAGTGGGATTGGATGAGAATGCACCGAAGAGAATTGAACCTAATGTTTCACTGTGGCAGTTCTACCTTTCTCG AATGGCCAGTATGGATATTGAGCAAGTAATCACGCTTGGATTAGCCCTTCTCCTTGCtgtcaaatatattttctttgagCAAGCGGAGACTGAGTCCACCCTCTCACTGAAGAATCCCATAACGTCTCCTGTGATGGTGCAGAAAAAGGTCCCTGAGAATTGTTGCAGGAAGCAGGCTGGacttctgaaaaacaatccgAAATCTAACACAGCAGAAGAAGCCCTCATTCCCAAAGATGAAAGTG CCGAAGTCATAAAACCTGTTATGGCAGAGTCATCAGCCAAGGCTACATTTGTGGTTGGCAATTCCAGCCCTGTGGAAACTTCTTCATATctcagtggaaaagaggaagagattGAGTTACCTAAAGAACCACGTTCAATTGAGGAGTGTGTTCGTATACTTGGAAATGCACAG gaaggagcaaaaTTTCTTACTGATGCTGAGGTCATCAGCTTAGTTAATGCTAAGCATATTCCTTCATACAAACTGGAAACCCTGATGGAAACCCAGGAGCGAGGTGTATCCATTCGCAGACAGATGTTGTCTAAGAAACTTCCTGAACCTTCATCTTTGCAGTATCTCCCTTATAGGAATTATAATTATTCTTTG GTGATGGGAGCTTGCTGTGAAAACGTGATTGGCTATATGCCTATTCCTGTGGGCGTAGCAGGACCACTGTTTCTGGATAACAAAGAGTTCCAAGTGCCAATGGCAACAACAGAGGGATGTCTTGTAGCAAGCACAAACAGAGGATGTAGAGCAATATGT CTGGGTGGAGGAGCGCGCAGCCGCATCCTGGCCGACGGGATGACTCGAGGACCTGTCGTAAGGCTGCCCACTGcttgccaggctgcagaggtgaAAGTCTGGCTGGAAAGCCCTGAAGGTTTTAAAGTAATGAAGGAAGCTTTTGACAGCACAAGTAG GTTTGCCCGCCTACAAAAACTTCTCATCAGTTTGGCTGGTCGTAACCTTTATATCCGTTTCCAGTCTGGAACAGGGGATGCAATGGGAATGAATATGATTTCAAAA GGTACTGAAAAAGCTCTGGCAAGGCTGAATGAAGAGTTTCCTGACCTTCAGGTTATAGCTATCAGTGGCAACTACTGCACAGACAAAAAACCTGCTGCTATAAACTGGatagaaggaagaggaaagtcTGTTGTCTGTGAAGCAGTCATTCCAGCTAAGGTTGTTAGAGAA GTATTGAAAACAACCACGGAAGATCTCGTGGAAGTCAACATAAACAAGAATCTGGTGGGCTCTGCGATGGCCGGGAGCATAGGGGGCTACAACGCACACGCAGCCAACATCGTGACAGCCATCTACATTGCCTGCGGTCAG GATGCTGCACAGAACGTGGGCAGCTCCAACTGCATCACCCTGATGGAGAGGACAGGCGCCACCAACGAGGACCTGTACATCAGCTGCACGATGCCTTCCATAGAAATAGGCACGGTCGGGGGAGGCACCAacctgctcccacagcaggcCTGCTTGCAG atGTTAGGGGTTCAAGGTGCAAGCCAAGATAACCCTGGTGAAAACGCCCGTCAGCTTGCTAAAATTGTTTGTGCTACAGTGATGGCAGGGGAGTTATCACTGATGGCTGCTCTTGCAGCAGGGCATCTAGTCAAAAGCCACATGATCCACAACAg GTCAAAGATAAATCTACAGGATCTTCAAGGAACCTGCACTAAAAAGGCAGCTTGA
- the MED18 gene encoding mediator of RNA polymerase II transcription subunit 18: MEAPPVTMMPVTGGTINMMEYLLQGSVLDQSLESLLHRLRGLCDNMEPETFLDHEMVFLLKGQQASPFVLRARRSMDKGGMPWHLRYLGQPEIGDKNRHALVRNCVDIATSDNLTDFLVEMGFRMDHEFVAKGHVFRKGIMKIVVYKIFRILMPGNTESIEPLSLSYLVELNVVAPAGQDIVSDDMRNFAEQLKPLVHLEKIDPKRLM, translated from the exons ATGGAGGCGCCGCCGGTGACCATGATGCCCGTGACGGGCGGCACCATCAACATGATGGAGTACCTGCTCCAAG GGAGCGTGCTGGATCAGAGCCTGGAGAGCCTCCTGCACCGGCTGCGCGGGCTGTGCGACAACATGGAGCCCGAGACGTTCCTGGACCACGAGATGGTGTTCCTGCTGAAGGGGCAGCAGGCCAGCCCGTTCGTGCTGCGCGCCCGGCGCTCCATGGACAAGGGCGGGATGCCGTGGCACCTGCGCTACCTGGGGCAGCCCGAGATCGGCGACAAGAACCGGCACGCCCTGGTGCGGAACTGCGTGGACATCGCCACCTCCGACAACCTGACGGACTTCCTGGTGGAGATGGGCTTCCGCATGGACCACGAGTTCGTGGCCAAGGGGCACGTGTTCCGCAAGGGCATCATGAAGATCGTGGTGTACAAGATCTTCCGCATCCTGATGCCGGGGAACACGGAGAGCATTGAGCCGCTGTCGCTCTCCTACCTGGTGGAGCTCAACGTGGTCGCGCCAGCGGGGCAGGACATTGTTTCCGATGACATGAGGAACTTTGCTGAGCAGCTGAAGCCTCTGGTACACCTGGAGAAAATTGACCCCAAAAGACTCATGTGA